A region of the Denitrificimonas caeni genome:
TCAGCTACTGGCTGGCTGAGTTCTTTAGCGCTAGCACCCAAAGCTGCATGTAACCAGCTCTGGGTGCCCACTTCTGTGTCATGCAGCAAGGGCTGAATTAACGTCTGATAATGCGCCACCCACTCAAAAAAACGTCGTCCATTAATCAAGGTTTGAGTGAGCTGAAAGGGGTACGGCATTGTGTGTTGATCAAGGCAACGATGGCTATGCTCGTTATAACCATCAACAGTGATATGTACAGTTTTTAAGCTTTGCTGAAACGGATAGTTAGCAGTGTTTAGGTTCACTCCTTTAAACACATTTGCTTCTGTTTTAGAGAAAAAAGTAGCTTGCTGGTCCTTGCTCCATTGGCGAATAGGATAAAGGTAAGCAGCAAACAAACCTTTCAATTCTTCAGTTTTCTGCTGCTCCCAATACTCAACGACAGACTGCTTTAAGTCATTCTCTGATGCTGGGAACTCTCGCAGATGAAATGCTTTAAGCAGATCATGAGGACTTAAATCTAAACCACGGGCATTTTGTGAGTCAAAGAACTGAAACGCTTCAGATAAGTCGCCTAAAGTTACTTGCACTACTTCACAGTGATTGAGCAAGAAATCTAACACCTCTGGCGTAAACTCAGGACTGTTGACATGACGCTTTATCAGCTCAAGATTTTGGCTCAGCTTCTTCTGAGTTTCACTGCAATCCGACAGATGTATTGTGACTGCTGCAAAGTCGTTAAGCTGTTTTTTAAAGCGCTCAGATTGTTTGGCTGCATGGATTATCAGCAATAAAGTCAAGGTGCGTTGCTGCCCATCAACCAAAGCCAGCTGGGTTTTGTCCGCCTCTTTTTCCTGATGCAGAACAACGGTACCTAAACGGTAAGCATCGTCCGGGTTAAATATCTTCTCCAGACGATGCCCTAACCGAGCACATTGATAGTAAAGATCATTAAGCAGCGCTGTAATATGCGATTGCTGCCAGCGATAAGGGCGCTGATACACAGGAATGATTAACTGCTTTTCATTTGTGTATTGCTTGGAAGAAAGAAATTCACCAACCTTTAAAATCCGCGTTTTATTCTCTGTAGAGATACCACTTCTGTGAGTTGTCATAAATTATACTAGTCGAACCTTCCCTGTTAATAGCTGCTGCATCATGCCTTGTTTGATTTGGCGGGTTTTATTGAGGCGGTGTTCCAGTGCTTGGATTTCTTCGTCCATGTCGGAGAGGATGGTGGCGATGGCGGTTTGCTCGTCAGCTAAAGGTATAGGCAATTTAACAGAGCGAATAATATTGCCACTCAAGTTAGGCTGTCCCCCTTGAGTATAGGTGTCAATTATTTCGTCTTTATTTTTATTAAACCAGTAATACAAATACTTTGACGAATGGTTTTTTGGGATTACAGCAAGGACTGCTTGATTGATAGCAGCACTTATCTTTGAAATTGCACATACCCCTGCTGTAGCACCATAAAGTGCAATTAAAAACGTTCCGGGCTGGATCATTTTTGCAGCTGATTTCTCTAGACCTAACTCTGTAATTCTTCCACGAACCTCAAAAATTAGGCTCCTATTTAAATCACTAGAAGTGATCCACTTAATATCGCCACCGTAAAAACTACTGTTTGATGTTGATGGCGTTCCACCTGAATAGGTATGGCAGTTTTCACCTAATGCTTCAACACCCCAATCCTCCGGTATTTCACCTAGCTCGCTTTGCTTGTAGCCTTTTTTGCTGCCGTCTGGGTGGTGGGCGAATTGAGATAAGCGGGTGCGGCCGGTGAGCAGTTGCTGCATGGTGGCGGTTTTGATGGCTTGTTTTTTAGCAATGAGTTTTTCTAGCTCGCTGACCAACGCCTCCGTATCAGATAAGGCTGCAGCAATTTCTTTTTGTTCAGTGGTCGCAGGATATGCTATGAAAACATTGTTTCTTATATTGTCATTGTAAAGTCGTGAAACAATACCGCCCTCAGAAGTAGACCACTTAACTACTTTGTAGTAGTGCCAAAGATAGCTATTTAATACTTTTCCCTCATCATTACTGATCCATATAATATTACTATCTTGGAAGTATGATGGCTGTCCATCAAAAATGACCGTCCGCCCTATCGTCCCAGCAGCGGATATTAAAATTTCACCCGTTTTAGGGTATGAGTACTTACTTCTATATTCATCAAATAGCTCTTTTGATATAAAAGCATCTGGCTCTCTACCAAAGGTTCCTATTTTGTAGAATGGAACTTCAGCAACATCCTTTGTTTGGTTTTTAAAAATACGCTTGCACATTTTAATCTCACCGACTGTACCAAGCGTTACGACTTCCCAATCCTCCGGAATAACCCCAACCTCAGTCAGCTTATACCCCTCAGGCACCAGCTTCTCCGCTGCCTCAACCTGATACTGCTGGCTCATTTCTGCCACTTCGTCCTTATTCATTGTTTTGCTCCTTAGCTGCCAGCTGGGCCATGGCGTTGGCGCGTTCGAGTTCGTGCTTGAGTTGTTCTTCGGTGGGTAAATACGGCAGGTACTTAGCGGAAAACAGTTGTTTTTGTTCAGACAAGACTGAGTACTTCACCACGGCTTCGCTTTTCTCGCTGCACAGGACTAGGCCAATGGTGGGGTTATCGTCGCTGCCTTTGTGTTGCTCGTCGTACAGGCGCACATAGGTGTCCATTTGGCCGATGTCTTGGTGCTTGAGCTTGCCCAGTTTTAAGTCCACCAGTAAAAAGCACTTGAGCTTAAAGTTGTAAAACACCAGATCAATATAGCTCTCACCTTCAAAACACGCTTCATCGGCAAAACGAATGCGTTGCTGACGTTCGACAAAAGCAAAGCCTTTGCCCAGCTCCAGTAAAAACTGCTGGATATTGCTGATGATCGCCTGCTCTAGCTCGCTCTCTTGATAGGTTTTATCTTGTAGATTGAGAAAGTCCAGAATGTACGGATCGCGCAGATAATCTTTAACGCTTTCTGCCAAAGGCTCGGTATGGGCTTTGGCTTCTGTTTCAACCAGAGCTTTATCTTGGCTGGCCAGCAAGCGCTCGTAATAAAGCTTGCTGATTTGCCGGCCTAATGCGCGGGCGCTCCAGTTTTGGCTGATGGCTTCGTGTAGATACCACTCACGTGCGCTGGGGTTGTCGATGCGTAATAAGCTGCGGTAATGGGTCCAACTCAATTCGGGACGCAGTGCGTCTCGATTTGAAAAGGCCTGATAAAAAGCACGCATATTGCGCAGATTGGTGACATCAAAGCCTTTACCCAAGCGCTCAGTCAGCTGCATAGATAATGTCTTTAATTGTTGCGTACCGTATTCAGCACGGCTTGCGCCCTGCTGTTCATGCTCAACAATCATTTGGCCAATATGCCAATAGCTGTGCACCATGGCGCTGTTGACCGCTTGGCGTACTTGCCCACATGCTTGCTCGATAATCTGCGCAATGGGCTCCACCAGGCTGGCTAAGTTCTGTTCACTGGGCTGACTCATAGCGCTAAACCCATGGCCTTTAGGTGCTCGGCCACTTTGTTGCTCAGCACTTCAACGTTCTCAACAATCTCAGGCAATGGCTCGCTGTAACGCTCTTTCAGCTCTTGTAAGCGGCTGGCCAACTGCTGGGTGATGCGTTCAATTTCGGCTTCGATCTGGCTTTGCAATGTGGCGAGCCATTTGTCATGCACCAACAACTGCTTAATTTCACTTTCATCCAGCTTGCCGTATTGCGCCAGCACTGCAGCATCGAGCTGTTCTTGTGCGGTTTTCAGCTGGGCTTTGGCGCTGGTTTCTAAATCAAACAGCTGCTTGGCTTGCTGCAGCACTTCGCGCTCTTCGGCATCAGTGGCATGTTTTAAGCGTGCGGTGACTGTGGTTTTGGTCACTTTATCGGTATCGCTCAAGGCTTCGCTGAGCAAGCCCTCTTCACCGGTGTGTTCTTCGATCAGGCTGTCTTGCTGCTGAATAATCTCATCTAAGGTGGCTTGCAGCTGATCCAGTTGGGTTTGTTGCTCGGCAAAGTAGCGCTGCACAATTAAGGCGGGCGGGATCAGTTCCATTTTATATTTAATGCGCTTAACGGTTAGGTCTGCAGTTTCCGTAAGCTTTTCACCTTTTTTAGCCACCAGTTCGCGCACTTTCTTACCTGCAGTCCAGCCGTCTTGCACCAACACATAGACATCATCCTGCAGAGTCTCGGCCCAGTAATTCATCAGGATTTGATACATATCATATTTATCCAGCAAGGGAATGCTGGCATAGCGCTGTAATAAATCTTCACTGATGCGCTGGATAATTTCTTTGGGTTTGTCGTCGATGCTAATTGCACCTAAATCGGCCTCTTCAGCCCACGCGGTAAAGGGCTGCAAAGTCAGTTCAGCAAAAGCAGTGAACTCTGGGTGTTGCAAAATATGTGCTTTTATATCGCTGGCGGGCAAAGTGATTTGGCTGTATCCCGGACGTAAAGGCGTAAGGATGCTGTCGCGCAAATTAGGGAACACCTGCCAAAACTGTTGCAGCTGATCAATATCCTGATTGGGAATACCGCCCTGTAAATGCCCAGCCAAATCGTGCATATCTTCTGGGGTACTGCTGTCGATATAGCGTGGGATATTTAGGTTGTAGTCATTGCTGGCAATTTCATCTAAGGACACCCTGCGGCTGTAACCTGGTATGTCTAAAAAGCTAGTAAAGGCATCCACTACTTTGTGTACATCCTGGCTGCGCAGGCGGTTTTTATTGCCCTCTTTGATAAAGCCTTTGCTGGCATCAATCATAAAAATACTGTCGCGCTGGGAGGCATCTTCTTTATCAATGACTATGATGCAGGCAGGAATACCGGTGCCGTAAAACAGGTTGGCCGGTAAGCCGATAATGCCTTTGATATAGCCTTGCTTAATGAGGTTTTCACGGATGCGGGCTTCGGCATTGCCACGGAACAACACGCCATGGGGCAAAATCACTGCGCCTTTACCGGTGCTTTTTAAGCTTTTAAGAATGTGCAGCAAAAAGGCATAGTCACCGTTTTTCTCTGGCGGTACACCCCAAACAAAACGGCCAAATTCGTCTTCATTGGGATTGAGGCCGCTGGTCCAGCTTTTGGTGGAGAACGGTGGGTTGGCTACGGCAAAATCAAAGGTTTTCAACTGGCCATCGGCATCTTTCCATTCAGGACTGCTGAGGGTATTGCCCTGCACGATTTTTGCGGTGGCGTTGTCGTGCAAAATCATATTCATGCGCGCTAAGGCGCTGGTTGCGTTGTCCATTTCTTGGCCGTAAATGGATAGACCGCGCGGTGCTTCATCACTGGCTTTTAACAGCAACGAACCCGAGCCGCTGGTTGGGTCATAGACTGTGGCATCTTGTGGCGTTGTATCTTTGATGCCAATGACTTTGGCTAAAATCCGCGATACTTCTGAAGGTGTATAAAACTGGCCTTTAGACTTGCCCGACTCAGTAGCAAAGTGGCGCATCAGGTATTCATAGGCATCGCCTAGCAAGTCATCATCGCCGGCGCGATTACCGCCCATTTCCAAGCCTTCAAAAATACCAACCAACTGCGTCAGGCGGTCAATCATATCTTTGCCTTTGCCCAACTTATCTTCGTCATTAAAGTCAGCGACGTTGATTACGCCCTGCAGGTCGTTGGCTTCGGCAATCAGATTGATGACTTTATTGATGCCCTCGCCGATCTCTTTATTGCCCTTGAGCTTGACCATATCGTCAAAGCTTGCACCTGCTGGGACATCAATCATGGCGTAGGGATTGGCTTTGGCTTTATCGGACACATACTTTAAAAATAATAAAGTTAGGACATAATCTTTATATTGGCTGGCATCCATACCACCGCGTAATGCGTTACAGCTGGCCCACAATGATGAGTAGAGTTCAGTTTTTTTAATCGCCATAACAGTGTTCCCTAAATTTTTGCTAAGGCTTGGTCACTTGCTGCCGTGTATGGCGCTAGGACTGAGCCAGTAAAGTAATTTCAATTTGCGTCAATACAGATAAACGTTGAGCACAACCACATTTGTCCGTTTTAATACGTTAATCCGCGAGCCTGCATGAGCAGCCTGCGGGACTACAAAAATGAGTAGCAGCGCTACAACACCGGCCCAATCGTCGCAATGACGTTGTGCCACACTCGGCGGGAATAGCGCCAAGCCAGGACGGCGGACAACTCAACGGGATCAGATTGTGCGATGTACTCCTGTTGGCGCTCGCTGATGGCTTGGGTGATGTGTTCATCTTGCAGCAAGATGTTGTTCTCGTAATTCAGATCAAAGCTGCGCAGATCGAGGTTGGATGAGCCTATCAGGCTGACTTTGCCATCCACAGTGAGGGTTTTGGCATGCAGCAAGCCTTTTCTGTGCTCATAAATCTTACAACCGGCATCAAGTAACTTGTGGTAGTAACTGCGGCTGGCGGCGGCAACAATCCAGCTGTCATTGACCTTGGGGAAAATCAGGGTGACAGCAACACCACGGTGTGCACTGGCGCAAAGGGCTTCCAGGACAGTGGCGTCGGGCACAAAGTACGGCGTACTCAGGGTTAAGCTGTGCTCGGCACAAGCAAAGAGGTTAGAGAACAGTTGCGGGGTTGCGCCACGCCGCTCGGTCGGGCCGACGCCCATAACCTGCGCCGGAAAACCACCTTCCTGCGACGCAGCCTGCAGCGGAATAACATCCAGCGACTCTCCCGTGGCTTGCATCCAGTCACTGGCAAATAACAACTGATTTTGCGCAACCACGGGACCTTCAAAGCGCAGCATAATATCAATCCAAGGCCCGTATTTTTCCTTAACCAGAAACTCAGGGTCGGCAGAGTTACGGCTGCCACAATAGGTAATGCGCGCATCAATCACAGTGATTTTACGGTGGTTACGCAGGTCCAGACGGCTGGTGATAATAGTGCGCAGCAAATTATGAAAAGGCAACGCTACAACAACCTCGACCCCTGCATCGTGCATGCGCTGCCATAATTCAGACTTAATCAGCGGACGCGAACCCAAGCCATCAGCCATGGCGCGGCACGTTACCCCTCTTTGCGCCGCACGAATCAAAGCTTCTGCCACCGCAGTTCCGGTATGGTCCGTGAGCCAAATATAATACAACACGTGCACATGATCGGTGGCTGCATCAATGTCAGCGATCATGTTGGTCAATGTGCTATCGCTGTTAGGCATGAGCTGGGCGCTATTGCCAGTTTGGGTATGAAAACCGTTAATCGAGCCGGCGTATTTAAACGCTGGGCGATAAACCCGTTCAATGGCGCTATCACTGTGCCCGGCCACACCCATAAACTCTGCGGCTTTGCTTCTGATTTCATCGAAAATCTGATCGTGGCGCTTATGGGCACGATTGCCAATATCCACCTCGCCAAAGAGGAAGTAGATGGCGCTGCCAAAATACGGCAGTACGTTTAAAACAATAAACCATGCCAGCCGCCCGGGTGGCGAAAGATCATCACG
Encoded here:
- a CDS encoding DUF262 domain-containing protein produces the protein MTTHRSGISTENKTRILKVGEFLSSKQYTNEKQLIIPVYQRPYRWQQSHITALLNDLYYQCARLGHRLEKIFNPDDAYRLGTVVLHQEKEADKTQLALVDGQQRTLTLLLIIHAAKQSERFKKQLNDFAAVTIHLSDCSETQKKLSQNLELIKRHVNSPEFTPEVLDFLLNHCEVVQVTLGDLSEAFQFFDSQNARGLDLSPHDLLKAFHLREFPASENDLKQSVVEYWEQQKTEELKGLFAAYLYPIRQWSKDQQATFFSKTEANVFKGVNLNTANYPFQQSLKTVHITVDGYNEHSHRCLDQHTMPYPFQLTQTLINGRRFFEWVAHYQTLIQPLLHDTEVGTQSWLHAALGASAKELSQPVADNTGWHTALEIMQVLNTYNRYARRRRGDQYVRRLFNALLLCYYDRFGSHELSRAVEYIFIWAYSLRLKQQSVYLESLEKHIRENNLFMRLQLALSPVDFLSNPLPQLVGRVASNVEQIEAVFTSLGYYTAALSDKEGQDDE
- a CDS encoding restriction endonuclease subunit S; the encoded protein is MNKDEVAEMSQQYQVEAAEKLVPEGYKLTEVGVIPEDWEVVTLGTVGEIKMCKRIFKNQTKDVAEVPFYKIGTFGREPDAFISKELFDEYRSKYSYPKTGEILISAAGTIGRTVIFDGQPSYFQDSNIIWISNDEGKVLNSYLWHYYKVVKWSTSEGGIVSRLYNDNIRNNVFIAYPATTEQKEIAAALSDTEALVSELEKLIAKKQAIKTATMQQLLTGRTRLSQFAHHPDGSKKGYKQSELGEIPEDWGVEALGENCHTYSGGTPSTSNSSFYGGDIKWITSSDLNRSLIFEVRGRITELGLEKSAAKMIQPGTFLIALYGATAGVCAISKISAAINQAVLAVIPKNHSSKYLYYWFNKNKDEIIDTYTQGGQPNLSGNIIRSVKLPIPLADEQTAIATILSDMDEEIQALEHRLNKTRQIKQGMMQQLLTGKVRLV
- a CDS encoding PDDEXK nuclease domain-containing protein; protein product: MSQPSEQNLASLVEPIAQIIEQACGQVRQAVNSAMVHSYWHIGQMIVEHEQQGASRAEYGTQQLKTLSMQLTERLGKGFDVTNLRNMRAFYQAFSNRDALRPELSWTHYRSLLRIDNPSAREWYLHEAISQNWSARALGRQISKLYYERLLASQDKALVETEAKAHTEPLAESVKDYLRDPYILDFLNLQDKTYQESELEQAIISNIQQFLLELGKGFAFVERQQRIRFADEACFEGESYIDLVFYNFKLKCFLLVDLKLGKLKHQDIGQMDTYVRLYDEQHKGSDDNPTIGLVLCSEKSEAVVKYSVLSEQKQLFSAKYLPYLPTEEQLKHELERANAMAQLAAKEQNNE
- a CDS encoding type I restriction-modification system subunit M produces the protein MAIKKTELYSSLWASCNALRGGMDASQYKDYVLTLLFLKYVSDKAKANPYAMIDVPAGASFDDMVKLKGNKEIGEGINKVINLIAEANDLQGVINVADFNDEDKLGKGKDMIDRLTQLVGIFEGLEMGGNRAGDDDLLGDAYEYLMRHFATESGKSKGQFYTPSEVSRILAKVIGIKDTTPQDATVYDPTSGSGSLLLKASDEAPRGLSIYGQEMDNATSALARMNMILHDNATAKIVQGNTLSSPEWKDADGQLKTFDFAVANPPFSTKSWTSGLNPNEDEFGRFVWGVPPEKNGDYAFLLHILKSLKSTGKGAVILPHGVLFRGNAEARIRENLIKQGYIKGIIGLPANLFYGTGIPACIIVIDKEDASQRDSIFMIDASKGFIKEGNKNRLRSQDVHKVVDAFTSFLDIPGYSRRVSLDEIASNDYNLNIPRYIDSSTPEDMHDLAGHLQGGIPNQDIDQLQQFWQVFPNLRDSILTPLRPGYSQITLPASDIKAHILQHPEFTAFAELTLQPFTAWAEEADLGAISIDDKPKEIIQRISEDLLQRYASIPLLDKYDMYQILMNYWAETLQDDVYVLVQDGWTAGKKVRELVAKKGEKLTETADLTVKRIKYKMELIPPALIVQRYFAEQQTQLDQLQATLDEIIQQQDSLIEEHTGEEGLLSEALSDTDKVTKTTVTARLKHATDAEEREVLQQAKQLFDLETSAKAQLKTAQEQLDAAVLAQYGKLDESEIKQLLVHDKWLATLQSQIEAEIERITQQLASRLQELKERYSEPLPEIVENVEVLSNKVAEHLKAMGLAL
- the cls gene encoding cardiolipin synthase, with the translated sequence MSVILTFHALLVITFTIRILLRDDLSPPGRLAWFIVLNVLPYFGSAIYFLFGEVDIGNRAHKRHDQIFDEIRSKAAEFMGVAGHSDSAIERVYRPAFKYAGSINGFHTQTGNSAQLMPNSDSTLTNMIADIDAATDHVHVLYYIWLTDHTGTAVAEALIRAAQRGVTCRAMADGLGSRPLIKSELWQRMHDAGVEVVVALPFHNLLRTIITSRLDLRNHRKITVIDARITYCGSRNSADPEFLVKEKYGPWIDIMLRFEGPVVAQNQLLFASDWMQATGESLDVIPLQAASQEGGFPAQVMGVGPTERRGATPQLFSNLFACAEHSLTLSTPYFVPDATVLEALCASAHRGVAVTLIFPKVNDSWIVAAASRSYYHKLLDAGCKIYEHRKGLLHAKTLTVDGKVSLIGSSNLDLRSFDLNYENNILLQDEHITQAISERQQEYIAQSDPVELSAVLAWRYSRRVWHNVIATIGPVL